In the genome of Photobacterium sp. TY1-4, one region contains:
- a CDS encoding DMT family transporter: MATRFIPFIFVILWSSGFIGARYGLPYAEPATFLELRMLANIAMFLILAAVLRARLPTGKALGHSMVAGLLIHGFYLGGTYQAISLGMPAGLCSLLVGLQPIITAVLMVGIYKTQMRLMQWLGLALGFIGISLVLQGNMVWQQEGHREAAYVFTLFALLGITLGTLYQKRFCQGVDLIGGAVWQYVAAALLFAPVALLTESRVVQWTPEFIFALVWLVVVLSGVAILLLLYMVKHGESAKVASTFYLAPPMTAFQAWLMFDESFDQIGAVGFLLAAIAVYLVIRQPKKSAQSMPELQTQR, from the coding sequence ATGGCGACGCGTTTTATTCCATTTATTTTTGTCATCTTGTGGAGCTCCGGGTTTATCGGTGCCCGGTATGGCTTACCGTATGCGGAGCCGGCCACTTTTCTTGAGCTGAGAATGCTGGCCAACATCGCGATGTTCCTGATCCTGGCTGCGGTGTTAAGGGCCCGGTTACCGACCGGTAAAGCGCTGGGTCATTCGATGGTCGCTGGCTTGTTGATCCACGGTTTTTACCTGGGCGGGACGTATCAGGCCATTTCATTGGGGATGCCCGCTGGGTTGTGTTCGCTGTTGGTCGGGCTGCAGCCCATTATCACCGCTGTCCTGATGGTCGGTATCTATAAAACGCAGATGAGGCTGATGCAGTGGCTCGGGCTAGCATTGGGTTTTATCGGCATCAGCCTGGTCCTGCAAGGGAATATGGTGTGGCAACAGGAAGGGCACCGTGAAGCGGCGTATGTGTTTACTCTGTTCGCCTTGCTCGGGATCACGCTGGGCACCTTGTATCAAAAGCGTTTCTGTCAGGGCGTCGACCTCATTGGCGGGGCGGTATGGCAATATGTGGCGGCAGCCCTGTTGTTTGCGCCGGTCGCGCTGTTGACCGAGAGCCGGGTGGTGCAATGGACGCCTGAATTTATCTTCGCTCTGGTCTGGCTGGTGGTCGTACTGTCCGGGGTCGCCATTTTGCTGCTGTTGTATATGGTGAAACATGGCGAGTCGGCCAAAGTTGCCTCAACGTTTTACCTGGCCCCCCCGATGACTGCATTTCAGGCCTGGCTGATGTTCGATGAGTCGTTTGACCAGATAGGCGCAGTGGGTTTCCTGCTGGCAGCGATTGCTGTGTATCTGGTCATCCGGCAGCCGAAAAAGTCAGCACAGTCGATGCCTGAGCTGCAAACACAGCGTTAA
- a CDS encoding GNAT family N-acetyltransferase, producing the protein MEIVEANESIRGALNQFYREQGYYSGWSHDERAFIATKNDEIIGSVKVESCHGISILRGMYIAEKYQGKGLGSDFINHIEPILNETLSYCMPLSHLGAFYGQIGFEVIYPDQLPGFLIQRYRGYENRGYRIIAMRREKSCSLSS; encoded by the coding sequence ATGGAAATTGTTGAGGCGAATGAATCAATTCGAGGTGCTTTGAATCAGTTTTATCGTGAGCAGGGTTATTACAGTGGCTGGAGTCATGATGAACGAGCATTTATTGCAACAAAGAATGATGAAATTATCGGTTCTGTGAAAGTTGAATCCTGCCATGGCATTTCAATTTTGCGTGGAATGTACATCGCCGAAAAATATCAAGGGAAAGGACTGGGCTCTGACTTCATCAACCATATCGAGCCAATATTGAATGAAACCCTCTCATATTGTATGCCACTGTCTCATCTTGGTGCATTTTATGGGCAGATTGGGTTTGAAGTGATTTATCCAGACCAATTGCCAGGCTTTCTTATTCAGAGATATCGAGGTTATGAAAATCGGGGTTACCGGATCATCGCCATGCGTCGAGAGAAAAGTTGTTCACTATCGTCATGA
- a CDS encoding histidine phosphatase family protein — protein sequence MEIVFVRHGVPDYALADERKMSQLEKDYAPLRRDYIRDIKVLASDLVFNGSTVIVSSPYTRALQTAEILNRQFQLDLFIEHDLREWQADVSGGYIDLEERDRRWFEYRAHLKQGTVPEDVRYEQHEQLRTRTLRVLGQYLGYKKVIVVSHFNVLESLLGFQEKGIGSGQYQYFSYERAIAGCSRRERS from the coding sequence ATGGAAATTGTATTTGTACGGCACGGTGTTCCCGATTACGCACTGGCCGATGAAAGAAAAATGTCGCAGTTGGAAAAGGATTATGCGCCACTGCGCCGGGACTACATTCGCGATATCAAAGTGCTCGCGAGTGATCTCGTCTTCAATGGGTCAACAGTCATCGTTTCGTCGCCATATACCAGAGCACTGCAAACCGCAGAAATTTTAAATCGGCAGTTTCAACTCGATTTGTTTATAGAGCATGATTTACGTGAGTGGCAGGCGGATGTTTCCGGAGGCTATATTGATCTCGAGGAGCGCGACAGGCGTTGGTTCGAATATCGCGCTCACCTCAAACAAGGTACTGTGCCTGAGGACGTCCGTTATGAACAACACGAACAACTCCGAACCAGAACGCTACGTGTACTCGGTCAGTATCTTGGTTATAAAAAGGTGATTGTTGTGTCGCATTTTAATGTGCTGGAGAGCCTGTTGGGTTTTCAGGAAAAAGGAATTGGTAGTGGTCAGTACCAATACTTCAGTTATGAGCGCGCAATCGCAGGCTGCAGTAGGCGGGAGAGATCGTGA